In a genomic window of Carassius auratus strain Wakin unplaced genomic scaffold, ASM336829v1 scaf_tig00216334, whole genome shotgun sequence:
- the LOC113097626 gene encoding exosome complex component CSL4-like isoform X2, producing the protein MSPMKLCVPGERLCSTEDCIPGNGTYLRHGSIFASLAGYVLRKNEGEELPVISVVRETEAQLLPDVGAIVTCKVTSINPRFAKVHILYVGSTPLKDRFRGTIRREDVRATEKDKVETYKSFRPGDIVLAKVISLGDVQSNYLLTTAENELGVVVAHSEAGAQMVPISWCEMQCPRTHAKEFRKVARVQPEYLQA; encoded by the exons ATGTCGCCCATGAAGCTGTGTGTTCCAG GTGAAAGGCTCTGCAGCACGGAGGACTGTATCCCCGGGAACGGCACGTATCTGCGGCACGGCTCCATCTTCGCTTCGCTCGCGGGATACGTGCTGAGGAAGAACGAGGGAGAGGAG CTCCCGGTGATTTCAGTCGTAAGGGAGACAGAAGCACAGCTTTTGCCTGACGTCGGTGCCATTGTCACCTGTAAG GTGACGAGTATCAACCCACGATTTGCTAAAGTCCACATCTTATACGTGGGGTCGACTCCGCTAAAAGACAGGTTTAGAGGCACGATCAG AAGAGAAGACGTGAGAGCGACGGAGAAAGACAAG GTGGAGACGTACAAAAGCTTCAGGCCAGGCGATATTGTCCTTGCAAAAGTG ATCTCTTTGGGCGACGTGCAGTCGAACTATCTGCTGACCACAGCAGAGAACGAGTTGGGTGTAGTGGTGGCCCACAGCGAGGCGG GCGCTCAGATGGTGCCCATCAGCTGGTGTGAGATGCAGTGTCCACGTACACATGCCAAAGAGTTTCGCAAGGTCGCGCGGGTACAGCCGGAGTACCTGCAGGCCTAA
- the LOC113097626 gene encoding exosome complex component CSL4-like isoform X1, whose product MSPMKLCVPVHAGERLCSTEDCIPGNGTYLRHGSIFASLAGYVLRKNEGEELPVISVVRETEAQLLPDVGAIVTCKVTSINPRFAKVHILYVGSTPLKDRFRGTIRREDVRATEKDKVETYKSFRPGDIVLAKVISLGDVQSNYLLTTAENELGVVVAHSEAGAQMVPISWCEMQCPRTHAKEFRKVARVQPEYLQA is encoded by the exons ATGTCGCCCATGAAGCTGTGTGTTCCAG TTCACGCAGGTGAAAGGCTCTGCAGCACGGAGGACTGTATCCCCGGGAACGGCACGTATCTGCGGCACGGCTCCATCTTCGCTTCGCTCGCGGGATACGTGCTGAGGAAGAACGAGGGAGAGGAG CTCCCGGTGATTTCAGTCGTAAGGGAGACAGAAGCACAGCTTTTGCCTGACGTCGGTGCCATTGTCACCTGTAAG GTGACGAGTATCAACCCACGATTTGCTAAAGTCCACATCTTATACGTGGGGTCGACTCCGCTAAAAGACAGGTTTAGAGGCACGATCAG AAGAGAAGACGTGAGAGCGACGGAGAAAGACAAG GTGGAGACGTACAAAAGCTTCAGGCCAGGCGATATTGTCCTTGCAAAAGTG ATCTCTTTGGGCGACGTGCAGTCGAACTATCTGCTGACCACAGCAGAGAACGAGTTGGGTGTAGTGGTGGCCCACAGCGAGGCGG GCGCTCAGATGGTGCCCATCAGCTGGTGTGAGATGCAGTGTCCACGTACACATGCCAAAGAGTTTCGCAAGGTCGCGCGGGTACAGCCGGAGTACCTGCAGGCCTAA